From a single Brassica napus cultivar Da-Ae chromosome C9, Da-Ae, whole genome shotgun sequence genomic region:
- the LOC106356987 gene encoding probable long-chain-alcohol O-fatty-acyltransferase 1: MEEELRNLSKVWIYALFSISYCYFISSRISKGILRLLSILPVCILFLVLPLFLSSLHFSGSSTLFLSWLANFNLLLFAFDQGPLCPLPSNICRFFCFACFPIKVRQKASPNAITNRKNEPMPEWVFAVKVLVFGVLLHVYEYKDVLPRFVVLALYCLHIYLEVELVLVFVGAVVSTLLGCDIEPVFNEPYLATSLQDFWSRRWNLMVSAVLRSAVHIPVQRFFTRFFRANIAVLVGVMASFLVSGLMHELIYFYAIRLPPTWEVTCFFVLQGVATTSEIVVKRTLRWTPPHRAVSGLAVMAFVSVTGVWLFLPQLLRNNVHERATSECLLVIDFAKRKLFISSS, encoded by the coding sequence ATGGAAGAAGAGTTGAGAAACTTAAGCAAGGTATGGATCTATGCCTTGTTCTCCATCTCTTATTGTTATTTCATATCATCTAGAATCTCCAAGGGTATTCTTCGTCTCCTTTCCATTCTTCCAGTCTGCATTCTGTTTCTTGTTCTTCCTCTGTTCCTCTCTTCTTTGCACTTTAGCGGCAGTTCAACTCTTTTCCTCTCATGGCTCGCAAATttcaatcttcttctcttcgCTTTTGATCAAGGACCTTTATGTCCACTTCCCTCAAATATATGCCGCTTCTTCTGCTTTGCTTGTTTCCCCATCAAAGTCAGACAGAAAGCATCTCCAAATGCGATCACGAATCGTAAGAATGAACCTATGCCTGAATGGGTTTTTGCTGTCAAGGTTTTGGTCTTTGGCGTCTTGTTACATGTCTATGAATACAAGGACGTTTTGCCTCGGTTTGTTGTTTTGGCTCTATATTGTCTCCATATTTACCTTGAGGTGGAACTTGTTCTGGTGTTTGTCGGGGCAGTTGTATCTACTCTTCTCGGCTGTGACATTGAGCCGGTTTTCAACGAGCCCTATCTAGCCACCTCTCTACAGGACTTCTGGAGCCGCAGATGGAACCTTATGGTTTCAGCTGTCCTACGCTCAGCCGTCCACATTCCGGTGCAGCGTTTTTTCACAcgctttttcagagcaaacatAGCTGTGTTGGTCGGGGTCATGGCCTCGTTCCTTGTCTCGGGACTGATGCATGAGTTGATCTACTTTTACGCAATCCGTTTGCCTCCAACTtgggaggtaacttgtttctTTGTGTTGCAAGGTGTTGCCACTACTTCAGAGATAGTGGTGAAGAGAACACTGCGGTGGACGCCACCGCACCGGGCTGTTTCGGGTCTAGCGGTTATGGCGTTTGTGAGCGTGACGGGCGTTTGGCTCTTCCTCCCTCAACTGCTGAGAAATAATGTTCATGAGAGAGCGACTAGCGAATGTTTGTTGGTTATTGACTTTGCCAAACGCAAGTTGTTCATTTCTTCTTCATga